A single region of the Lates calcarifer isolate ASB-BC8 linkage group LG3, TLL_Latcal_v3, whole genome shotgun sequence genome encodes:
- the LOC108896342 gene encoding uncharacterized protein LOC108896342, giving the protein MCAKPRCHSHEGGPRTDCGTENGTMAAIECTLRHHHNDHHHLECPTTCIAHPQTTRGLSPGGPYSERGPFWMELFADLSDARYFNMSHEHQCLLIFALVMLFRRTWCHSHRIRPSRAASCPGGVPNELYYLPHRFGSRDCGFKIEKAELDVFPEARLARAPCGDANMQEYLDCPWRTISFRSQSTGSLQLNCI; this is encoded by the exons ATGTGTGCGAAACCTCGGTGTCATTCCCATGAGGGTGGACCAAGGACTGATTGTGGCACGGAGAACGGGACCATGGCCGCAATTGAGTGCACCCTACGCCACCACCACAATGACCACCACCATCTGGAGTGTCCAACCACATGTATAGCTCATCCACAAACAACCAGAGGATTAAGTCCTGGTGGTCCATATTCAGAAAG GGGTCCGTTCTGGATGGAGCTATTTGCAGACCTTAGCGATGCCAGATACTTCAACATGAGTCATGAACATCAGTGTCTACTGATATTTGCTTTGGTGATGTTATTCAGAAGGACTTGGTGTCACAGTCACAGGATCCGCCCCTCCAGAGCAGCATCATGTCCAGGAGGAGTGCCCAATGAGCTCTACTACTTACCACACAG ATTTGGCTCTAGAGACTGTGGATTTAAAATTGAAAAGGCTGAACTGGATGTCTTTCCCGAGGCTCGCCTGGCAAGAGCTCCATGTGGGGATGCAAACATGCAGGAGTACTTGGACTGTCCATGGAGAACAATCAGTTTCAGAAGCCAGAGTACTGGCAGTCTGCAACTGAACTGTATCTGA